From one bacterium genomic stretch:
- a CDS encoding ORF6N domain-containing protein: MDNLIPRERIEARIFLIREKKVMLDRDLAELYEVSTKRLNEQVRRNRERFPSDFMFQLTKEEKEKVVAICDHMLLLNMA, encoded by the coding sequence ATGGATAATTTAATCCCGAGGGAAAGAATTGAGGCAAGGATTTTTCTTATAAGAGAAAAAAAGGTAATGCTAGACAGAGACCTTGCAGAGCTTTATGAGGTTTCAACAAAAAGGCTCAATGAACAGGTAAGGAGGAATAGAGAGCGATTCCCTTCTGATTTTATGTTTCAATTGACAAAAGAAGAAAAAGAGAAGGTGGTCGCAATTTGCGACCACATGCTTTTACTGAATATGGCGTAG